The Haliotis asinina isolate JCU_RB_2024 chromosome 3, JCU_Hal_asi_v2, whole genome shotgun sequence genome segment TGAATACGCAAAGTGAGATATGCTACGAGTCAGGATCACAGTAAAATAGCGTTTTGAAGAGCTGACAAATAGGTTCAAATTCCCCAATACCCAAAATTCCAAAAAGACTACTGGGTTGTCACCACGAATGGATTCAGAAACCCTTTACCACCTTTGtcacaaaaatgacaaaatgacacgctaatatattgctgaaataataacTTCTTTTCAGAACCATACCATTGTGGAGGAACTGTGAATATCACTACGACTGACTACACAACCATAACATCGCCTAACTACCCAGGACCTTACCCAAAGTAAGAAAATATAGTTGCAAGTAGTGATGGTTGGCACGCAACagataataatgaatgtataCAAGAGAACAACCTGGAAGGAACTCATCGTCACTGTAGCCAATGCACGCACATGGTTTTAATCACATGATTCTGTCGTTTAGACTCGATTCATTAGCGATTTACAGCCGCCATATCACTGGAATGATAATTGAAAGTATCCTTCATACCATACAAATTGTCGGATTGTTTTCTACATTCTGGATCTTTATGTCCGACCTACGAAATGGCAGATGATGCTGAAATTACTTTCTATCTGACAAACAGTTGAGTTGAGAAAATTGAGATTAGGAAACTTAAATtataaaaagaaacataaatattgatcTTCTGTATTCACGGATGTAGTGCTTGTCAACGTTTACACCTGTATACAAATTGAATACAGGCATaagtgaaatgtttgttttgttgtaatttCGTAGCATTTCATAATATGCACTTCCTAAATTTCCTTCACCTGAAAGTGTTCAGTGCTGTGGTAGCATAACCCAGTGTGTTATGATTGTCATTTCAGCCATCAAGAATGCAGCTGGACCATACATGCTCAAGCAAACACGAACATTGAAGCAAAAGTGAGGAACATGGGGATTGAATCAACGACTCAGTGTACATTCGACTTCCTGGAAATATACGATGGTAATTATTCTTGAAACCATCTGACATTTGTGACATAGGAAAATAGCAGCACTCCAACTTTATATGTGCCATGTAAGCATAAGGTGATAAGGGATCGACATCAAATTCGACACAATTCATTCCTTTGAAAGATCCTGACTTTTATTTAGCCCGTGTTTCAATTGATATTCACCAAGTTCTCGTTTACATTGGATTATTAACAATCACGAGTTTAAGTATTGCAAAAGTCTACAACACATAATTAGAGCTTTTTATTTGCCATACATaagaatgataataataacatttgTTTTAGGAATACTCGATTTTGTGTAAATGCGTTTGTTTTGTGTTCAGGAGTACAAACTAATTCATCAAGTGCCGGAAGGTTATGTGGGGATGACGACGCTAACTACATCAGTTTCGGTCACATCATCACCGTTAGGTTTCACTCAGATTCATCAACCAGAAACAAAGGATTTCAGATGCAGCTCAAAGCGGGACGCTTTAGCGGTAAGAAACGTGGAACTGCAACACTGCAGTACACATGACTGAACAGTCCGTATATTGACATTTTCCGTGTGTATCAACAGAAAAAGTACAAAGGtggtatttttccatgtaaattttcgaatttgaatcattggtgtccatgttatcagtgaacgctgtctgcaaacatttccgagtttgaatccagTGTCTTTAAGGACAACTCGCCACAAGGCACCAAAAcctgttttcctcaataaatgtGACCGGGAAGAAAATCATGCGCATGCGTTTCCTTTTGCACacacattccatgcatcatttccaataaaagtcgcggtgtgtgtgtgtgtggtgggggattaggtggtggtggttgggtagggtaggtggtggtggtgggagtTCAATACTCTTGCGACAGCTGACAATCGtaaatttggtgttaaagtcatgcctagacttactgagtctcagtctgcgattgcGTGTCACAGAGTGCCATAGCAAGAGTTTGGCATCGCTACCAGTAGCAAGGGTCAACATGTGATCGCCCCAGGTCAGGTCGGCCCCGTGTGGCCACTcccgctcaggacaggtttattcggcgCAGACGTTTGCGGCAgcaggttcaccacagcatcctccacaacatcggtactggaacaatttctgatcagactgtgaggatCCGCTTACGTAaggctggtattcgttccagGTGACCTTTGCCAGCACCTGTCCTGAGACGTCAACATCGTCAACAACCCGGACAGTTGTGTCGCTAATATCTTCCATGGTCATTGCAAAGGTGAAGAACTGTCATCTGCACGTTACATGATACGACGTCCCGACGTCGTAACGAATGCTACGCTGCagattgtgtacaggaagtggacagatttggtgttGAGAATGTCATGGTATGGATTGgcatctcatacagtggcaggacagatctcattcaggtccagggcaatttCGCAGCTCGACGTTACCGTGCTGAAATCATTAGGCCTCATTTCCTTCATTTCATAAGccgccagaacgtcatttttcagcatgataacgctcgttcgcatacagcaagaataaccagcgatttccttgcccagagcaggttcttgattggccctcacgatcaccggatcttaacTCTATTGAGCATTTGTAGGACGAATTGGATCCTCGTGTGCGACagcgtgaccctcagccacagacgttacctACTCTGTTTGTGTCCTTGACGaaagagtaccaactcattcccaggcacttcatccggaatctTCATCCAGTCTATGGGACGCCGATACCAGGCAACCATTGATgttaatggtggccacacaagatgctgactgctctgcgaccttgaccttggaacatttgtcatttgtgacgtacagtttcttgcagcatttgaccgttaatgttcattcaggttttcctCATGACTGCCCAGTATCACTGAACCTTAAGTGTAGAAACTGATAACAATTTTCTgccatgcgtttctttttttagtagtatattttgttatattaTATTTCAGTTTCTGCGACAGAGGAGTTTACAGCTTCCTACAGTAACCAGTACATATATTCCCCGAATTACCCATTTAATTACCCCAGGTGAGTGTTTGAATATACACACAATGTCCGATTCCGATTACTTATGCCGACAatcaataaaatgttcaaataagAGGAAGGTAATCAATACTGGTCAGCCTGTTTTTTGACTAGGTATTGGCAAGGTCATCGCAAACTTCTATTGTGTCTGTAGATGTCATACAATACAATGTGAATATGTTTAATAGTTTCAATGGTGAAAAGAATGAGAACATGATCCGATTCGTCAGACTTGACAATAGTATAAACAATATGATGGTAATGGCAGAGACTGCACTAAACATCCtagtgattgacaccatgagcatctgCTGGGAAACAATGTCATGCAATCCTGACCTCCCGATACCGTCATTCTACTGTTACGACAAAAGTGGAtcgctgaagataaattcttaACCGATTTATCACGAGTGTTAAACTTTACGaggtgaaatattttttcttagAAATGTTATGACAAGTAGAACAAGCAGAAAAATCATCACTGGTGAAAGGTACGCATGTCGACTGTTTTAGCAGATCGTATGAGCACAATACGCCTGTGTTCTATGTTCCAGTAACGCTGAGGTCGGCTGGAAGATCACCGCGGATGAAGACTACATTGTCAAAGTCAATGTTATCAAATCAAGATTCGAAGCTTCTTTCGGTTGTACCAGTGACTACGTGGAGGCATTTAACGGTATGAAATGGGCATTATATTTTAAATCACTTGACAGCAATTTCGGCTACAACTATTTTATTTACGTAATATACAAGCATCTCACAAACATTGAATGGTCGAAGTGAATACATTTTGTATTCTCTGTGTCGCAAAGTGCTTGTGTTGTAGAAAATGGTCCACATGCGTGTATGAACATTCTGTGCATTAACTTTCTGTACCAGTCCAAGAGTTATGATCTTTATGGTTCCAGTGTAATTATCGAATACATGTGGACACGCCATTGTAGAATATGCTACTGCAATGACGTGTAAGAAATGTATGACTTGTTGTTTTAAAGGACCGGACTCGAATGCCCCTTCACTTGGCCGCTGGTGCGGAAAGAGTGAACCCATCAAACGCAGTTCTGGTCCTGTTATGTTCCTGAAATTCAAGTCAGATTCATCTGATGTTGATCGTGGGTTCAAGATACAGTATACCAACGAATATAGTTATCATGCACCTGGTAAGTGTCGGGCAAGTTGATCATGAATTTTATAGCCCTATACTCGTTGCCATCGAGTTGGAAAGGCAAAATGAATCAGTGTATAAACATGGTATTTGGGTGAGTGGAGAAGGTAAGTGACAAACATCCTGTGTTGGAGATCCCGAATACCACTCTTGCTTGGATATTGTTGCAGCAGTTAGGTCTACAGCCAGGTGGCTGTCTGACAAATGTCGTCATCTGTTTGCCAAATAGTCGTCCTTTTTTCGGGCGAACATTTCACTTGCATGTGATTTGGCAATCTAATTAATGTGTTACATCTGTTAGTCGATATTCAATCTGACTGTTAATATGCGAAGAAGGGAGATCTACTGTCCATGGGCAACCCGTGATTTTTTTCCAGTGATGACAGGGTACATGAACCTCTCAATGCCTTAAGTACTGAGTATTATCTAATTTTTGTGTATCATCATATTTTATAGTTTTGGAATCTGATGTTGGAGCCATTGTTGGAGGTACGCTTGGTGGTGTGTTTAGTTTGATTCTCATAATAAGCGTAATCGTCATAATCATCTACAAACACGGCCAACGTACTACTGCAACCAACCGCCAAGTGCAATATACTGTAGGCCAGGTTCCTGTGATCAACCAGTTTGGCCAAGCACAGATCACCACCGCGATGCCCCCAACATCTTTTACTGCATCTCCTACCTACACAGCTGCAGCTCAGGGTGCTGCCATGCCTGCTTCAGGATACACCAATGCGGAAGAACTGCCAAACAAATATTGAAGTCCCTTGTATCCCATGATATCATCATTCTGTCATGAATACAACCGGACAGTGAGGTCTTTGATCTTTTGATGAAGCATCTATGAGAGATTGTCGATAACAGGGACACGACATGTTGTGATATGTATTGATACTTGTATCTTAGTTATCTcccatatttttcatttttttatgacAGGAAATTAGATGTTTGGCTGCGAATTTAATATACttgatattgttgtaatattaatattaagaTACTTGTATATAGCTGTTTGATATGTTAATGTACTTAAATGCTGTACAGAAATGCATGATGTAAATATTCACCGAtcgtgtttgcttgtctgtacTCCATATGTAACAAATCCCTCAGGTACCATGGATCTGAATGTATAAATATAACGTTTATTATGTTTTTGTACTCCAATCGGTTTGGAAATAATGTATCACATGGTACTTTTCTCTTTATCATATGTTCTTTTCTGCATTGgtataaaatgcaataataataaagataTGAATAAAACGAAGACCACATTTTCGATTCTTTTGTTCTATATTCACatccacatacatatacatatatactgaatagcAAAAGTAACGTCGTCATATTGACATTTATGTATGAATAGAGtatttgaaactgttttgtttttaaatatacaCCACAAGTCAAGTTTGAGGAACACATAAATCGTGGTCGTGTAGCCTGTTTTGTCTGATAAAGTTTTGCTTGAAATTGAATtttatgtattgtttttgtttgtgaaaagggAAAACTTTGTACAAACACAATACCGAAATGCACATTAAACATGCGTGTAATTAGGCACGGCTTTGATTGCCCACTTGAAGGGCAATCGTTCACTTGTTTTCTGAACTCAACAGCTGTGGCTAGATTTGACATTAAGTAAAATTAAGTAGATGTCTTTTTGAAATAGCCACTCAGTGATGAGCATAAACTACCCCGTCGTATACTGCAAGTACAGATAATTGTGCATGTTTTAGATACTGACACCGTACCGTTGTCAAgaatctgcaccgaaacgtcgctatcacgcaataaagaagttgttatccatacaatttgtcctatttgtacacctcaacttctaaaatgccactcaaacaagtttcTTTATACATCCTAAGTATGACACCGTAAAGAATGGTGCTTTGACACAGCAAGTTATATCTGTGTAAAATGAATGCTCACTGTGAATGCTTAcgagtgttgtttttttcgtTCCTAAATAACCACCAGCTGTTCCAAGTGAACATAAAAACTCAATGTTGGAACACTTTTATCCCACAGAATCGAGAgtccaaaagatgttaaaaataGAGACTTATTTTGTTGTTAGTTACATTTATCAAACTGGTAACAAGACGGTCAAAGGTAAGGAGTGTCGAGAGTGCTGGTTGTAATAGCTTGTGTGGACTGATAAAAGACACGTTTTTCTTGTTGAGGATCTACTATTTGAGCTTTATGCTGCAAAATTGCGATGAAGTATACATGCTGCTCGATCTCGAAATGCATATTACAAACATTACTGATCTGGGTTATATCGAACTAAAATTAGTTTTGTTATAACATCGCTTCTCGCTCTCTCACCAAAACTCAAATACATTCATGGCTATTAAACAGTAAGCTATTTTAGGTGAATTCTAAGTACTAAACGTTTAAGTACAACTCTAGAACACCCGTGCCAACgagtttgggtgttcatgtgaGCAATAGTCAACAACTGACAGCCCTTTGGAAACATATATGCATAGTCATTCACACTGGCATTCCTTCCACTTATCATGAACACAGATAACAATTTCACCTTATAGCAACATTGCTATGTAAAGTTATTATGGGGACTGTTACGATTTTCGGTATCACAAAGCTGTTCAGCATCATCGTGTCAGACATACGTATTTATTGTGGAAGCGTTTATTCTACGTTGTACAGGAGAGTCTCCTCCTGGTATTCCAGCTGTTGTCAATCAGTCAATCTGTATTTCTTGTTGTGGAGGCCACAGGCCTACATTTACAACTGGCCATGAGAGactatatactatatactatatactatatactatatactatatactatatactatatactatatattatatactatatactatatactatatactataAATAAACATGTAGTTCGGTTATGTTACATTATGTAGGTATTCCAGCTGTTGTCAGTCAATCTGTATTTCTTGTAGTGGAGGCCACAGGCCTACATTTACAACTGGCCATGAGAGactatatactatatactatatactatatactataAATAAACATGTAGTTCGGTTATGTTACATTATGTAGAGATGAATGTTCAAGACGCATAGCCTTGTGAAATGAGTGCTTGCCTTGTCAATGATGTAGCAGGGCTGCGTCAGTCACGcacagacaacagaaactgCTTTTGTTGTTCCTCAATGGCCAACGGTTTATTTGTGGTGAATACAGGTGAAAACAATAACCCTGAAACAATCAGGTGTACAATAAAATAGATGCAGCAATATACACTTGCTATTTAGACAGATATACACATATTATTCATGTATATGCTGTAACGTTATAAAATAGTTGCTTCAGTAACCAATTACTTTGTACAAAATGTCTTCCATTTGAGTTACATCATACTGGCATATAAACAATGGATAAACCTACCAGGTGTGTGGGCCTAGGTTTATTTCACACCTGGGGACGCTGTTGTCTCTATCAAACGATTGTCTGAAGAGGAAATAATCATACTAATATGTACAGACATGCTAATATATACAAAGAATACTCAGCAATGATACAGTATTCAAACATACAAATTTGGCTGTAGCTGAGcaagatataaaacaatacaagaataagatctcattcattcattcattcattcattcatggttACAAAGCTATACTTGTGTTCATCTGTTTATAACACACCTTGCCTTATATCAATCATGTTATTAATATTACATTTTAATGGATTCTGAGTGTTTATTGGACCATTTACACCAATAAGAACATCAAATACACAGTACTATGCGTTTAAGAATAGCAAACACTTATACAACTACTAGATATGTCCAAATGTGATATCGCATGAAcaataagtaaataaaatagCCAAATTACCTCAGAATGCGATCCAAAGACTGTGTCCAAATGTATGTCCCGTCAAATCAACATGTCATATCAACAACTGACGGTTGAATGTGGAGTGACCACAAACCTTGTAATGTGTAAAAGGTGTAAAGCTTAGCTGATTGCCCAAGCTGGCTATGAAGACAAAACAAAGGACCTAGGTGGGAAAGGgcttttgttattgtgttgtgtggtgAACATGCGATAAGCATGCTCAGTGAACTGGCTGTGAGTGATAGTTAAGGCAGGCTGAATAACAGGATAAATAATATAGCTAAAACTATGTAATGAATTTTGAagaatttatttacatgaattctaatcaatatacaacatgttaaaatatacaaaatctgtCACTGCCACATACTTCCCTCCTGTGGAAAATGACGTCCACGTCATTCTTTGGATTCATCAATTAGTGAAAGAAGTGCTTTAGAAATGCCGCTGCTGATGTGACCAATGACGCCAGTAGCAGCTAACTGTTCTATACGCCGACTCTTCTGATGCCAATCTGGATCAGAAGTCTGGCACATCACATATTCCCCGGACATCTGCCATGTTGGTCTCTTGGTTTGGCGTCCAGAACGTCGTGGAGGCGGTGTTGGTTTTGAGACAAATACAGGAGGAGATTCTCTTCCAACTGAGTCTTCTTGCTCTGATGTGTCTTCAGGTCCTGCTTCTGTGCCGTCTTCAGTATCAGTCTGCATGTGGTCGTCACCACCAGAAGCATTACCATCTGTCTCAACAGACACATGGTCGTCACCACTTGTCTGTGAGATAGATGTATCCTTATCCACAGTTTTCTCACTGATGAAAGTGTCTTCATCAGGAACTGCTGGAATTATATCCAGAGCTTCCTCATCTGACTCATTATCCTGGGTGTCTTCTAATTCCAAGGTGTTTGATGAATTGGTGACTGGTTTAGCAGGTGTCCTGGATCTTGGTGCAGGTGTTGGCTTTGGTGCAGATGGTGCCTCAAATATGGGAACTGATCCAATGGGTAAGAGGTGATTCCGATGAAGGGTCCTCTTCCTCCCCTCTCCTGTCTCTCTCCGCACAACAAACACAGGGATATCCTGGTTTGGCTGCGAGAGAACAACAAACGGATCCTCTTCCCAGCGATCTGCCAATTTGTGTTTCCCATCAAATGCAAGTGCTTTTACCAGTACTCTGTCACCAGTCTGAACAGTCGCGCCACGCACTCTCAAGTCATAACCAGTCTTCTGTCTATCCTTTGCCGTCTCGGATGCTCTGGCTGCTAAGTCATAAGCCTCTTGAAGTTTCTTTCGAAGAGAATCCCCATATGATGAAACTGATTCATGTCCCTGGTTGGTTCCAATGCCAAAAGTCAGATCAATCGGCAGACGGGGCTCTCGACCAAACATCAAGTAAAATGGAGACTGGTTGGTGGACTCATGTCTGGTACTGTTATATGCGTGAACAAGGGGAGCAACATAGCTCTTCCAGTCTGTCTTCTTATCAGGCTCTAGAGTTCCAAGCATGCTGAGCAGTGTCCCGTTGAATCGCTCAACCATCCCATTGCCCATTGGATGATATGGAGTAGTCCTGCTCTTCTCCATTCCCAGGATGGTACATAGCTCCTTCATCAGACGGCTCTCAAAATTAGCTCCTTGGTCACTGTGTATACGCTTGGGAATGCCATAGTGTAAGATGAAGTTCCTAAAGAACACTTCTGCTGTTGTTTTTGCAGTCATGTTGGTTGTTGGAATTGCTTGTGCATATCTTGTAAAATGGTCAGTTATGACAAGTACATTCTGATGACCACTTTTAGAAGCTTCCAGTGACAAAAAGTCAAGGCATACCAACTCCAAGGGCTGTGTAGTAGATATGTTTATCAGAGGCGCACGAGCATTGGTTGGGGACTTCCTGCAGAGGCATCGACCACATCTTTGAATATAATCCTCCACATCCTTGTGCATTCCTGGCCAGAAGAAACGGTCACGTAGGAGCGATAATGTGCGGTCTCTACCAAGATGTCCAACGTCATCATGCAGTGCTCTCAGTGCATCCTCTATGTAGGCAGAAGGCAGTACCAGCTGTTGTCTCTCTTGTCCATCCAGTATAACCTCCCTGTACAGAACTCCGCTCTGTAATGTCAACCTGTCAAAGTGCCGATGAAATGCAGTATTAGCTTGGCATGGTGGATAGTCCTGTCGTCTTGGTTTCTTCCTTGATTTAACCAGTGTTATCCATGGTTTCAGGATGCCATCTGAAGACTGAGCCATTCTCCAATCTCGCTGTGTCATTGCTGGAAGATGCTGTCCAGGTGGATCCATATCAGTGACCTCTGGTGACATGGAGAGGCATAATGACTGTATTGCTGGGTGATCCTGCACAGTGTTGCATACTGCTCTGACTGACTCAGACGACATCTGGGACTGTTGACGACCATCCTCTATTCCCGGGAGTCTGGATAACCCATCTGCGTCAGCATTATTGAGACCTGGTCTATACACAATATCGAAGTTGTATGCAGCAAGGGCTGCCAGCCATCGGTGTCCCGTGGCATCGAGCTTGGCTGTGGTGAGTACGTAAGTAAGAGGGTTATTATCTGTGTAGACAGTGAAGCTATTACCATACAGATAATCATGGAACTTTTCAGTCACCGCCCACTTGAGTGCTAGAAACTCAAGGCGATGAGCTGAATAGTTTCCCTCAGATTTGCTAAGTCCTCTACTTGCATAGCTGATGACTCTTTTCATTCCATCCTGTTCTTGGTACAGAACTGCACCAAGGCCACAGGTGCTGGCATCAGTGTGCACCTCGAATGACTTGCTGTAATCGGCATATCCGAGGATGGGTGGTGAAGTGAGAAGATCCTTGAGCTGACAGAAAGCTGTTTGTTGAGATGTTCCCCACAGAAACGGTTTATCAGCATTTGTAGTCCTTGCATTTCCACGTTTCTTGGGCCTTGTACCAGGTATTAAGGAAGTCAGTGGCTTGGCAATCTTTGCAAAGTCTCGCACAAACTTACGGTAGTATCCTGTAAAACCCAAAAACTTTCGAACTTCCTCAGGATTCCTAGGAATGGGCCAATCCTTGATACGTTTCACCTTATCTGGATCAGCTTCTATACCATGCTCTGAGACGACATGTCCACGAAATTTAATCTTAGTCTTGAAGAAGGAGCACTTGTCTGGGGTGAGCTTCATTCCAGTGTCCCTGATTCTTTGAAGGACCTGCTGCAGACGCTCCAGATGTTCTTCATATGTTGTGGAGAACACGATGATATCGTCCAAATAAATCAGACATATTTTGAGGTGAAGTCCATCGAAACACTCAGCCATGAGCCTCTGATATGTTGCTGGGCTATTGCAAAGTCCAAATGGCATACGATTGTATTCGAAGAAACCTAATGGACCAACCGTGAAAGCTGTTCTCTCCTTATGGCACTCCTCAATCTCCACCTGGTGATACCCGCTTTTCATATCCAGAGTGCTGTAGAATTTGGATCCTGCAAGGGCGTCAAACATCTCTTCTATACGTGGCAGAGCACAGGAGTCCTTTATGGTCTGACGGTTAAGCTGTCGGAAGTCGACACATAGGCGTAATTTTCCGCTTTTCTTGCGCACTAATACAACATTGGATGACCAAGGTGAAAAGGAATGACGGATGACTCCACTTGTAAGAAGTTGTTGCAGATGTTCCTTCACTTCTTGGTACATGGCGGGTGGAATTCTTCTGTGCCTCTGCTTGAAGGGTTGGTCATCTTTAAGGTCAATCCTGTGCTTCACT includes the following:
- the LOC137276762 gene encoding exoskeleton protein RP43-like, coding for MSMVFKTNGDKSGRGFRIRASHGVRKVVPPQSVNCGALFLNATTHRQFLQSPGYPVRYQRNEDCRWTITASTPNMMVRIEVVDSDIYSGYGYYEDCSYDHVTAYDGTSVVNDILFSWCGPSRPTFQSTGSAVTIYFHTDMSSVKRGFKLSYFETNEPYHCGGTVNITTTDYTTITSPNYPGPYPNHQECSWTIHAQANTNIEAKVRNMGIESTTQCTFDFLEIYDGVQTNSSSAGRLCGDDDANYISFGHIITVRFHSDSSTRNKGFQMQLKAGRFSVSATEEFTASYSNQYIYSPNYPFNYPSNAEVGWKITADEDYIVKVNVIKSRFEASFGCTSDYVEAFNGPDSNAPSLGRWCGKSEPIKRSSGPVMFLKFKSDSSDVDRGFKIQYTNEYSYHAPVLESDVGAIVGGTLGGVFSLILIISVIVIIIYKHGQRTTATNRQVQYTVGQVPVINQFGQAQITTAMPPTSFTASPTYTAAAQGAAMPASGYTNAEELPNKY
- the LOC137278273 gene encoding uncharacterized protein; its protein translation is MFGREPRLPIDLTFGIGTNQGHESVSSYGDSLRKKLQEAYDLAARASETAKDRQKTGYDLRVRGATVQTGDRVLVKALAFDGKHKLADRWEEDPFVVLSQPNQDIPVFVVRRETGEGRKRTLHRNHLLPIGSVPIFEAPSAPKPTPAPRSRTPAKPVTNSSNTLELEDTQDNESDEEALDIIPAVPDEDTFISEKTVDKDTSISQTSGDDHVSVETDGNASGGDDHMQTDTEDGTEAGPEDTSEQEDSVGRESPPVFVSKPTPPPRRSGRQTKRPTWQMSGEYVMCQTSDPDWHQKSRRIEQLAATGVIGHISSGISKALLSLIDESKE